The following DNA comes from Arcobacter cloacae.
TGAATTTAAGAAGTTTTCAACAACTTTCAATCTTTTGATTATAGTTTTTCTTTTTGCTTCTGATTTAGTAGATTCCATCTCTTCTTTTAATACAGTTAATAATTGAAAAAGATCTAAATTTTCTAATAAATCTCTTACAATTTGTCCTCCCATATTAGCTTCAAACCCAGTATGTTCAAATAAATCAGATATAGTTCTGTACTGTTCTTCATTTAAAATATCATATTTTTCAACTTTTTTAGTCTTTTCATTATCATAATAAGCTTCACCAGCTTCACTTACGATATATGCTTCATAATATAACACTCTTTCTAAATCTTTTAATTTTACGCCTAATAATGTACCAATTCTTGTAGGTAGTGAGCTAACCATCCAAATATGAGCAACAGGAGATACTAAATCAATGTGTCCCATTCTGTGTCTTCGTACTTTTGATGAAGTTACTTCAACTCCACATTTTTCACAAACAACACCTTTGTATCTCATTTTTTTATATTTACCACAAAGACATTCATAATCTTTTACTGGTCCAAAGATTTTTGCACAAAATAATCCGTCTCTTTCTGGTTTAAGAGTTCTATAATTAATTGTTTCAGGTTTTTTAACTTCTCCACAAGACCATGAAAGGATTTTTTCTGGACTTGCTAATCTTAATTGAAAGGCAGCAAAATCTTGCGGTCTTTCTAACTCTTTTATCTCTATTGGTGATAATACTTTTTCATTATTACTCATTGTTTTCTACCTCTCCAAAAATCTCTACGTCTAAGGCTAAAGCTTTTAACTCTTTTGTTAATACAAAGAATGTTTCAGGAACTCCAGAGTTCGGAACATTTTCGCCATTTGCAATAGCTCTATAAGCTCTTGTTCTTCCTTCAACATCATCTGACTTAGTTGTAAGCATCTCTTTAAGTACATTAGTTGCACCATAAGCTTCTAATGCCCAAACCTCCATCTCTCCGAATCTTTGTCCTCCAAATAGAGCTTTTCCTCCAACTGGCTGTTGTGTAACTAACGAGTAAGGACCTGTTGATCTTGCATGCACTTTTTCATCAACTAAGTGGTGAAGTTTAAGCATATACATATAACCTACATTAACTCTTTCTTTCATTTTTTCACCAGTTTTTCCATCATAAAGAACTGATTTACCATCTGTATCAATTTTTGCTAATTCGAATAACTTTGTAAACTCTTCTTCTTTTACACCATCAAAAATTGGAGTAGCAAATCTTACACCTTTTGCCCAATCTTGTGCATATTGAACTAACTCTTCATCACTTAATGAATCCATAAAAGCTTTACCATTCATTAATTTAGCAACTGATGCAATTTCAGACATTTTGTTTCTTAATTCAACAATAAAATCAGCTCTTTTTGCTTCGAAGATATCTTGAATTTGAGCTCCAAGTTTTTTTCCTACTAACCCTAAATGAACTTCAAGAATTTGTCCGATATTCATCCTAGAAGGAACCCCTAGAGGATTTAAAATAACATCAACTGTTGAACCATCTACTAAATATGGCATATCAACTTTAGGAACAATATTAGAAACAATACCTTTATTTCCATGTCGTCCTGCCATTTTATCACCAACTTTTATCTTTCTCTTAGTTGCAATATAAACTTTAACTTGTTTAATAACACCACTTGGTAAAATGTCATCATGCTCTAAAATTTGAAGTTTTTCTTCATGTTCTTCTCTTAATTGAGCTTTTTGTTTTATAAAATGTTCTTTAATATCATTATAAGTTTTCTCTATCTCTTTAGAGTAAGAAGATACAACTTTTTTCATTGCGAATCTATTAATATTCATCAATACATCAACAGGAATTGTATCACCTTTCTTATACTCTACTTCATCAAGTTCTAAATCTTTAGTCAATACAGATTTTGATAACAAATCATTTATTTTTAAGATTTCTTCTCTATCAAGCATTAACAACTTATCATGATGTTTTAGATCTAATTCAGCTTTTTCAGCCTCAATTTCTGCAATTGCTCTTTCGTCTTTTTCATACCCTTTTTTAGTGAATACTTTTACATCAACAACTGTTCCTTCCATTGATGTAGGACATACTAAAGATTTATTAATAACATGTCCTGCTTTTTCACCAAAAATTGCTCTTAGTAATCTTTCTTCAGGAGTTGGTTTAATTTCACCTTTTGGTGTAACTTTACCAACTAAAATCATTCCTGGTTTTACATAAGTTCCAATTTTTACAATTCCTGAATTATCCAAATGAACAATTGATTCTTCTTTAACTCCTGGTAAGTCTCTTGTTATCTCTTCATTACCATGTTTTAATTCTCTACACTCAACATCTTTTTCATAAATATGAACTGAAGTAAATGCATCTTCCTCAATAAGTCTTTCAGAAAGAATAATAGCATCCTCATAGTTATATCCATTCCATGGCATAAATGCAACCATTGCATTTACTCCAACAGCTAATTCACCTTTATCCATAGAAGGTCCATCAGCAATTACTTGTCCTTTTTGAACAAAATCACCCTCTTTTACTGCAATTCTTTGACCAAATGAAGTATTGTTATTTGTTCTTACATTTTTATTTACTGTATAGTAATCAATGAAAGCACCATTTTCATCTTCACCTCTAACGTAAATGTTTTTAGAATCAGCTTTCTCAACTAATCCAGCTCTTTTAGCCTTGATAGCTTCCCAAGCATCACGTGCTACAATTTTTTCTAAACCAGTTCCAACAACAGGTGCATTAGGTCTTAATAATGGAACAGCCTGTCTCATCATATTTGAACCCATAAGTGCTCTGTTGGCATCATCATGCTCTAAGAATGGAATTAAAGAAGCTGCAACTCCCATAACCATTTGAGAAGAAATATCAATTAAATCTACGCTACTTCTCTCCATAAGTAAAATTTCACCATCTTTTCTAACTTCAATTAATGGCTCAACAATTTTCCCATTTTCATCAACTTTAGTAGAACCTGGAGCTATTACTAGTCCTTCTTCTTGTGTTGCTGTATAATATTTGATTTCATCAGTTACTACACCATCTACAACTGTTTTATAAGGTGCTTCAATAAACCCTAGTTCATTAACTTTTGAAAAAGTTGATAATGTATTAATAAGACCAATATTTTGTCCCTCTGGAGTTTCAACTGGACAAATTCTTCCATAGTGTGTTGGATGAACGTCCCTTACCTCAAATCCAGCTCTCTCTTTTACAAGTCCACCCTCTCCAAGTGCAGAAAGTCTTCTTTTGTGAGTAACTTCTGATAATGGATTTGTTTGATCCATAAATTGTGATAATTGCCCAGATGTAAAGAACTCAGTAATTGTTGAAGTAATCATTTTAGAGTTAACTAAATCATGTGGCATAATATCTTCTAAT
Coding sequences within:
- the rpoB gene encoding DNA-directed RNA polymerase subunit beta, which codes for MLNSLKSGNRLRVDFAKNPQQIEIPNLLQLQQTSYDTFLMVDQDDRSTAGIEKVFKSIFPIHDVQNRITLDYLGSEVGKPKYDVRESMVRGLTYSIPLKINIRLTLWDLDEKTGEKIGVKDMKEQSLFIREIPLMTDRTSFIVNGVERVVVNQLHRSPGVIFKEEESNTADNKLIYTGQIIPDRGSWLYFEYDAKDVLYVRINKRRKVPVTILFRALGYSKEDIIKLFYPIVNIKIKNNKFLTEFNPDDFMGRIEFDVKDDKGNLVIGAGKRLTARKAKALVDGGLKLIEYPLELLMDRSTANTIYDPVSGEVLFDALTNLDEIKLKKLLDLGFESFDIANDLATGIDNSIINAFKADAESLKLLKQTEQIDDENDLSAIRIYKVMRPGEPVTKEAAKEFVRKLFFDPERYDLTKVGRMKMNHKLGVNVPEYVTTLTYEDVIKTVQYLVKVKSGHGHIDDRDHLGNRRIRAIGELLANELHAGLIKMQKAIRDKMTTLSGTLEDIMPHDLVNSKMITSTITEFFTSGQLSQFMDQTNPLSEVTHKRRLSALGEGGLVKERAGFEVRDVHPTHYGRICPVETPEGQNIGLINTLSTFSKVNELGFIEAPYKTVVDGVVTDEIKYYTATQEEGLVIAPGSTKVDENGKIVEPLIEVRKDGEILLMERSSVDLIDISSQMVMGVAASLIPFLEHDDANRALMGSNMMRQAVPLLRPNAPVVGTGLEKIVARDAWEAIKAKRAGLVEKADSKNIYVRGEDENGAFIDYYTVNKNVRTNNNTSFGQRIAVKEGDFVQKGQVIADGPSMDKGELAVGVNAMVAFMPWNGYNYEDAIILSERLIEEDAFTSVHIYEKDVECRELKHGNEEITRDLPGVKEESIVHLDNSGIVKIGTYVKPGMILVGKVTPKGEIKPTPEERLLRAIFGEKAGHVINKSLVCPTSMEGTVVDVKVFTKKGYEKDERAIAEIEAEKAELDLKHHDKLLMLDREEILKINDLLSKSVLTKDLELDEVEYKKGDTIPVDVLMNINRFAMKKVVSSYSKEIEKTYNDIKEHFIKQKAQLREEHEEKLQILEHDDILPSGVIKQVKVYIATKRKIKVGDKMAGRHGNKGIVSNIVPKVDMPYLVDGSTVDVILNPLGVPSRMNIGQILEVHLGLVGKKLGAQIQDIFEAKRADFIVELRNKMSEIASVAKLMNGKAFMDSLSDEELVQYAQDWAKGVRFATPIFDGVKEEEFTKLFELAKIDTDGKSVLYDGKTGEKMKERVNVGYMYMLKLHHLVDEKVHARSTGPYSLVTQQPVGGKALFGGQRFGEMEVWALEAYGATNVLKEMLTTKSDDVEGRTRAYRAIANGENVPNSGVPETFFVLTKELKALALDVEIFGEVENNE